The following proteins are co-located in the Malassezia restricta chromosome II, complete sequence genome:
- a CDS encoding periodic tryptophan protein 2: MKSSFRFANVCGTVYQQGNIQFAGDGDMLYSPVGNRLSVFDLVRNMSFTLPFETRKPIARVAVSPANTSLVLVADEDGHAILINVSRRALLAHMNFKLPVRDAQFSPNGQYLAVTHGAQVQVWRTPSVLVREFAPFVLHRTYVGHFDDVLSITWSRTGRFFLTTSKDMSGRLFSLDPVPGFRPKTFSGHRDSVVRAFFSLDEKTIYTVSRDGACLVWQGKDDDIQDMEEDALPPSEEAFTDPENAVGLTRWGVAARHYFYQTQTHITCAEFHPGTSRLVVGFSSGLFTLRDMPDFTEVHALSISQEKITSVAINKTGEWLAFGAQRLGQLLVWEWASESYILKQQGHFFDMNTVAYAQDGQMAVTGGDDGKVKVWNTVSGFCTVTFSDHSAPVSCVEFAKQGQVLFSASLDGTVRAYDLVRYRNFRTFASPTPVQFVSLAVEPSGEIVCAGSSDAFDTYMWSVQTGKLLEILSGHEAPVTGLAFDPSGSGLLASTSWDRSVRLWEVFQRSQSTETMPISSEGLALAFRPDGQQVCVASLNGQLNFFDTKTGTHTGVIDGRRDIASGRRLDDKVQQRNNAAGSAFTSVCYSADGSCVLAGGNANYVCLYDVRERVLLKRWTLSMNLALDGTQDRLDSRQVTEAGNVALIHDLSDEDELTLAERADQSLPGVQRGDLSRRSTRLQARAKCVRFSPTGRSWAAASTSGLLVYSLDEQATFDPTDLDMDLTPQAVRAASHQGHALVALLGALRLNDPMLEAEVYERIKPQEILLVARQLPTIYLDRVLGLVAARMNPSCQSPHVEFHLKWLTALFRSHGEEIRANSTTTLAPVLRAVQMALNELRSNVKSTTDTNTASILYIWNSFSHQSRQAHGIP, encoded by the coding sequence atgaAGTCGTCATTTCGCTTTGCGAATGTGTGCGGCACGGTGTACCAACAAGGTAACATACAGTTTGCAGGTGATGGAGATATGCTCTATTCTCCCGTTGGAAATCGTTTGTCGGTATTCGACCTTGTGCGAAACATGTCGTTTACTCTTCCTTTTGAGACTCGCAAGCCTATCGCACGAGTGGCTGTTTCACCCGCTAATACAAGCCTAGTGCTTGTAGCTGATGAGGACGGACATGCCATTTTAATAAATGTATCGCGTCGTGCTTTGCTTGCGCACATGAACTTTAAGCTCCCTGTACGAGACGCCCAATTTTCACCAAATGGACAATATTTGGCCGTGACACACGGTGCTCAGGTTCAGGTATGGCGCACGCCCAGTGTGCTTGTGCGTGAATTTGCGCCTTTTGTTTTGCATCGCACTTATGTGGGACACTTTGATGATGTCTTGAGCATCACTTGGTCCCGAACAGGCCGCTTTTTCCTTACTACGTCGAAGGACATGAGTGGAAGACTGTTTAGTTTGGACCCTGTGCCAGGTTTTCGACCCAAGACATTCTCAGGCCACCGCGATAGTGTCGTTCGTGCCTTTTTTTCCCTGGATGAGAAAACTATTTATACCGTGTCGCGCGATGGAGCCTGCCTTGTATGGCAAGGGAAAGATGATGATATCCAGGACATGGAAGAGGACGCTTTGCCGCCATCAGAAGAGGCCTTCACTGATCCCGAAAATGCGGTGGGCTTGACACGATGgggcgtcgctgcgcgGCATTACTTTTATCAGACACAAACTCATATTACGTGCGCTGAATTTCATCCGGGCACGTCGCGCCTTGTGGTTGGATTCTCTTCTGGTTTATTCACGCTGCGAGACATGCCTGACTTCACCGAGGTCCATGCTTTAAGTATTAGTCAAGAAAAGATCACCAGTGTTGCTATCAACAAGACGGGAGAATGGCTCGCATTCGGTGCGCAACGCCTGGGCCAATTGCTTGTGTGGGAGTGGGCCAGTGAGTCGTATATTCTCAAGCAACAGGGTCACTTTTTTGATATGAACACTGTGGCTTATGCCCAGGACGGCCAAATGGCTGTCACAGGTGGCGATGATGGCAAAGTAAAGGTGTGGAATACGGTATCAGGTTTCTGTACCGTGACTTTTTCCGACCACTCTGCGCCAGTATCATGCGTTGAATTTGCCAAACAAGGACAAGTATTGTTTAGCGCTAGCCTAGATGGCACTGTGCGTGCATATGACCTAGTTCGCTACCGCAATTTCCGCACGTTTGCCAGCCCCACGCCGGTGCAGTTCGTGAGTTTGGCTGTGGAACCTAGCGGCGAAATTGTGTGCGCCGGAAGCTCGGATGCATTTGACACGTACATGTGGAGTGTTCAGACCGGCAAGCTACTTGAAATACTGTCAGGTCACGAAGCGCCCGTGACTGGCTTGGCTTTTGATCCCAGTGGTAGTGGCTTGTTGGCTAGTACGAGCTGGGACAGGTCTGTACGTCTGTGGGAAGTGTTCCAGCGTTCACAAAGTACAGAGACGATGCCCATATCGTCAGAAGGCCTGGCTCTTGCCTTTCGTCCCGATGGCCAACAGGTTTGTGTGGCGTCTCTGAATGGCCAACTTAACTTTTTTGATACCAAGACAGGCACACATACAGGTGTTATCGATGGCCGCCGCGATATTGCTAGTGGGCGTCGACTAGATGACAAGGTTCAGCAGCGGAATAATGCAGCGGGGTCTGCATTTACTAGTGTTTGCTACAGTGCTGATGGCTCGTGCGTCTTAGCTGGCGGAAACGCGAACTATGTTTGTCTTTATGACGTCCGTGAACGCGTATTGCTGAAGCGTTGGACATTAAGTATGAACCTAGCTTTGGACGGCACGCAAGACCGCCTTGATTCTCGTCAGGTCACTGAGGCGGGAAATGTGGCTTTGATTCATGATCTTTCAGACGAAGATGAGCTCACGCTTGCTGAACGTGCAGATCAAAGCCTGCCTGGTGTTCAGCGTGGAGATCTGAGCCGTCGTTCTACGCGCTTGCAGGCGCGTGCAAAGTGCGTGCGATTTTCTCCCACTGGTCGAAGCTGGGCTGCTGCATCGACAAGTGGTTTGCTTGTGTACAGTCTTGATGAGCAGGCGACTTTCGATCCTACGGATCTTGATATGGATCTTACGCCACAGGCTGTTCGTGCCGCTTCGCACCAGGGTCATGCGCTTGTTGCACTGCTAGGCGCTCTTCGTTTGAATGATCCCATGCTAGAAGCCGAAGTGTACGAACGAATTAAGCCTCAAGAAATTTTGCTGGTTGCCAGGCAGTTGCCAACTATATACCTTGACCGAGTGCTGGGTCTGGTGGCCGCACGAATGAATCCCTCGTGTCAGAGTCCACATGTGGAATTCCATCTCAAGTGGCTCACAGCATTGTTCCGTTCTCATGGCGAGGAAATTCGGGCCAACAGTACTACCACTCTTGCTCCGGTGCTGCGTGCTGTTCAGATGGCGCTTAATGAACTTCGTTCCAATGTCAAGAGCACCACCGATACAAACACGGCTTCGATTCTGTACATTTGGAACAGCTTTTCGCATCAATCTCGGCAGGCACATGGTATCCCGTAG